In the genome of Candidatus Dormiibacterota bacterium, the window AAAACTGATGGCCGTATTGAAGGCCAAGTCGGGCGCCATGTTTCCAAAATGCTGGGGGTTGAACGGGAGCCACGCCTGCGTTCGTAACAAGACGTAAAGGTACGCGACCGATACGAACGAGAACGCCAACAAGGCGTAAACGTAACCGGACCATGTCATTTCGCGCGATGCATCGATGCCGCAGATGCGATAGATCGCGCGCTCGACCGGCTCGACGACCGGGGTGAGGAGCGTACGTTCGCCGCCAAAGATCTTCGCCATGTAAAGGCCCAGCGGTTTGGCAAGTCCCAATACCGCGATCAGCAATAAGATCGCTTGCGCCCATCCGGTAGCCGTCATATGCGGCATCCTCTAAAACTTCTCGGGGCGCAGCATCGCGTACCCCAAATACAGCAGCGCGCACAGCGCCAGCACGATACCGGCCGCATCATCGAAGATCATGGCGCGGCTATACCCGCTCGCAAGCGACGGTGTAGGCGTAGAGCGCGGCAAAGCAGAGCAATGAGAGCGCGACCAATCCTAATTCAAGCATCTACGCAAGCATAGGGCCCGAACGGCAAGCCCACCAGCCGCCGAACGGATGATCCGTTCGGATAGGCCGAACGGAGGCTGCCCAGATGCCGCGCGACGCTCGATACTACATGCATGTTGACAACAACCGCGCCCGTCACGGCGCCATCGCCTCGCCCATCGCATCCTCCCGCACGAACTGCCGTAGCGGACCCGTGCGGGTCCATCCTGTCGATCGTCACGAGGCCAACCGTAGGCACCGGCGTCTGCACGGTGCGGCCAAATCACGTGTTAGTGGAAAACGGCTGGAGCAATACCGTCCTTACCGGCGCGGGTGGTGGCGACATCGCGTCCTACCCGTCGAGCTTTATTCGCATCGGCACCGTGCTACCGCGTATCGAGATCGCTCTCACGCCGCCTAACGTCATGCGCTCCTCGGTTGGAGGGAGCATCATCGGCGGGTCGAGCGACGGCGCCATTGGGGTGAAGTACGAAGCCGGGTATACGAGCAAAGCACTCTGGGGCGCGAACGTGCAGATCAGCGAGCCAACGGGAACACCGGCCTTTAGCGCCGGCGGCGCGCAATACACCGCAAATGCGAATTGGGGCTACGCGCTATCCCCCGTAGTGGGCCTAGCCGGCACGTTCGGATTCAACACTCTGAGCGCATTCGATGCGAGCGGCAACGTCCGGCATTACGCCGCGTTCATCCCATCGATGGAGATGACGATAGCGCTTTCTTCCCGGTCGCAAGCATTCGCCGAGTACGCCTATTTCAGCCACGCCGGCCTGGGGCTTCCAGGAAAGTCCGTTCTCGATGCGGGCTATCAGCGGGCGCTTTCGGAGAATGGGCAGATCGACATCGAGTACGGTTTCACGCCGACGCCGATCGCCGGCCAGCAGGGCCGCTACATCGGATTCGGCCTAAGCTTTATGCATTAGGATCCTTCGCCCAGCTTTAGGGCGCCAACCCTTCGTTCAAGCGTCAGCGAACCTAGGAGAAGCGTCGCAATCACGACGACGAACGTCGCGTCGACGATGAGGGAGCGCATCGGGATCTCTGCCGGGAGCGCCAACGCCAACGCCAGCGAGAGCGCTCCTCGGACGCCGGCGAAGCGAACCAGTGTCTTCCAGGAACGGAGCATCCGCGGCAACAGCGCGAGCAAACCGTACGCTAGCACGAATCGCGCGATGATGACCGCAGCCAGCACGATGCCGAGAAACGCGCGTTCGCTCCAAAGATGCGCGCTCTCCACCGCCGTACCGACCAGAAAGAACAAGCAGAGGTTCGCGACCGTCGCCGCGCGCTCCCAACCCAATTCCACCGTCTCCGCAACCGCGTCCCCGATCGCGTAGCCCTGCCGCTCGCGTAAAGCGATACCGCATGCGATGACGGCAAAAATCCCCGACCAGCCAAAACGGTCGGCGAGCGCGTACGCCCCGTACGCGGCGATGCCGGTGGCTAAGCCTTGCGCCAGCGCGTTCGGGTGTTTGCGCACGACATAAGCGCAAGCAATACCAACGATCGCGCCCAAGGCGATGCCTGCGAACGATCCCAGGAGAGCCTGGCCAGCAATCGCGCCGACGTGAGCCGCGGAAGCCGTCCCGATGATCGCCGCCAGCACGGCGCGATAGAGCATGACGGCGATGGCGTCGTTGAGCAGCGATTCGCTTTCGACGATCGTCTTGAGCGCGGGCGGAACGGGCAAATGGCGAAACAGCGCCACGATCGCCACCGGATCGGTTGCACTCAAGATCGCTCCGACGAGTAGCGCCGTGCCGATGCCGACGGAGCCGAAGCGATACACCGCCAGCGCCACCAGCCCGGCGGTGATGGCCACACCCGGCACGGCCAACAGCAGAATCGGCCGCCAAGCGCGCTTCATCAAGGAAAAATCAAGATTCCATGCAGCTTCAAAGATGAGCGCGGGCAAGAACAGCTCGAGCGTCGCCCAGCGGAAGGTCTGCGTCAGGAGACCGGGATGGATTTGACCGACGATGAGTCCGGCGACCAAGACCGCGGCAATATGCCAGAGCTTCATCGAACGCCCACCCCTTCGTTAATGGGTATGCGTGAAATTCCCGACGCTGACGTGGCTCTCGCGAATCGCCGCGATCGCCACGCGCATGCCGAGCGGATGGTCGGGACGCCCGACGGCATCAAAATAGCACTCTGGGTCGATGTTGAGCGTCCGCGTTTGAATCATCGTGACGCGCACGCCGCTCAGAAACGCGCGCATGGCATCGATTTCCGCCTCGTCGTCGGTGATGCCGGGGTGGGTGAGCAGATTGAGCGAGACGCGTAGCCCGCGCCGGCTCGCAAGGCGAATCGATTCGA includes:
- a CDS encoding potassium-transporting ATPase subunit F; this encodes MIFDDAAGIVLALCALLYLGYAMLRPEKF
- a CDS encoding cation:proton antiporter, whose protein sequence is MKLWHIAAVLVAGLIVGQIHPGLLTQTFRWATLELFLPALIFEAAWNLDFSLMKRAWRPILLLAVPGVAITAGLVALAVYRFGSVGIGTALLVGAILSATDPVAIVALFRHLPVPPALKTIVESESLLNDAIAVMLYRAVLAAIIGTASAAHVGAIAGQALLGSFAGIALGAIVGIACAYVVRKHPNALAQGLATGIAAYGAYALADRFGWSGIFAVIACGIALRERQGYAIGDAVAETVELGWERAATVANLCLFFLVGTAVESAHLWSERAFLGIVLAAVIIARFVLAYGLLALLPRMLRSWKTLVRFAGVRGALSLALALALPAEIPMRSLIVDATFVVVIATLLLGSLTLERRVGALKLGEGS